The following proteins are co-located in the Callithrix jacchus isolate 240 chromosome 10, calJac240_pri, whole genome shotgun sequence genome:
- the UBE2L6 gene encoding ubiquitin/ISG15-conjugating enzyme E2 L6 isoform X1 translates to MSAPQRPCTLAAGARAPSGLTVRRAARPEARPRLPTKTELEDLQSEPPPYLRNLSSDDANVLVWHALLLPDQPPYHLKAFNVCISFPQEYPFKPPTIKFTTKIYHPNVDENGQVCLPIISNENWKPCTKTCQVLEALNVLVNRPNMAEPLRVDLADLLTQNPELFRKNAEEFTLRFGVDRPS, encoded by the exons ATGAGCGCCCCCCAGCGCCCCTGCACGCTCGCGGCCGGTGCACGCGCCCCCTCAGGACTCACGGTCCGCAGAGCCGCGCGCCCGGAGGCCCGCCCCCGTCTCCCCACAAAGACC GAGCTGGAGGATCTTCAGAGCGAGCCTCCTCCGTACCTGCGGAACCTGTCCAGCGATGATGCCAATGTTCTGGTGTGGCATGCTCTCCTCCTACCT GACCAACCTCCTTACCACCtcaaggccttcaatgtgtgcatcaGCTTCCCCCAGGAGTATCCGTTTAAGCCTCCCACGATCAAATTCACAACCAAGATCTACCACCCCAATGTGGATGAGAATGGACAGGTTTGCCTGCCCATCATCAGCAACGAGAACTGGAAGCCTTGCACCAAGACTTGCCAAG TGCTGGAGGCCCTCAATGTGCTGGTGAATAGACCGAATATGGCAGAGCCTCTGCGGGTGGACCTTGCTGACCTGCTGACGCAGAATCCAGAGCTGTTCAGGAAGAATGCTGAAGAGTTTACCCTCCGATTTGGAGTGGACCGGCCCTCCTAA
- the UBE2L6 gene encoding ubiquitin/ISG15-conjugating enzyme E2 L6 isoform X2 yields MTASVRVAKELEDLQSEPPPYLRNLSSDDANVLVWHALLLPDQPPYHLKAFNVCISFPQEYPFKPPTIKFTTKIYHPNVDENGQVCLPIISNENWKPCTKTCQVLEALNVLVNRPNMAEPLRVDLADLLTQNPELFRKNAEEFTLRFGVDRPS; encoded by the exons ATGACGGCGAGCGTGCGAGTGGCGAAG GAGCTGGAGGATCTTCAGAGCGAGCCTCCTCCGTACCTGCGGAACCTGTCCAGCGATGATGCCAATGTTCTGGTGTGGCATGCTCTCCTCCTACCT GACCAACCTCCTTACCACCtcaaggccttcaatgtgtgcatcaGCTTCCCCCAGGAGTATCCGTTTAAGCCTCCCACGATCAAATTCACAACCAAGATCTACCACCCCAATGTGGATGAGAATGGACAGGTTTGCCTGCCCATCATCAGCAACGAGAACTGGAAGCCTTGCACCAAGACTTGCCAAG TGCTGGAGGCCCTCAATGTGCTGGTGAATAGACCGAATATGGCAGAGCCTCTGCGGGTGGACCTTGCTGACCTGCTGACGCAGAATCCAGAGCTGTTCAGGAAGAATGCTGAAGAGTTTACCCTCCGATTTGGAGTGGACCGGCCCTCCTAA